From a region of the Brachionichthys hirsutus isolate HB-005 chromosome 9, CSIRO-AGI_Bhir_v1, whole genome shotgun sequence genome:
- the nipa1 gene encoding magnesium transporter NIPA1: MSVDAVRGGASPTGGVVIAVISSFINGSTFVLHKKGILRSRDRGGSYLTDAVWWTGTASMVVGQIGNFLAYNVAPAVMVAPLGALGVLFGAVLSSWILKEHLNALGKLGCVLCCCGSTVLIIHAPKAQAVTSRLELEERLSDPAVVLYAVSVVLLLLILIVWIAPAHGTSNIMVYAAICSLLGGFTVPSSKALGLVTRDAFGEGPSSSRALALFVGLLGTLALSILTQFFFINKALEHFSSSTFEAIYYVTFTSTAILGSAIVFKEWTALTLTDSLAMLCGLATVCVGVVLLRVSQEASITWKKKTD, encoded by the exons ATGTCTGTGGACGCCGTGCGCGGCGGCGCATCGCCCACGGGCGGGGTAGTGATAGCAGTAATATCAAGTTTCATCAATGGGTCGACGTTTGTGCTTCACAAAAAGGGAATACTCCGATCCCGTGACAGAG GCGGCTCGTACCTCACGGATGCGGTGTGGTGGACCGGCACGGCGTCCA TGGTTGTTGGCCAAATTGGCAATTTCTTGGCATACAATGTGGCCCCTGCGGTGATGGTGGCACCACTGGGAGCACTGGGAGTCTTATTTGG GGCTGTGCTGTCCTCGTGGATCTTGAAGGAGCATTTAAATGCTCTGGGGAAGCTTGGCTGTGTATTGTGCTGCTGTGGCTCCACCGTGCTGATCATCCACGCCCCTAAAGCACAGGCCGTAACATCGAGACTGGAGTTAGAAGAGAGGCTGTCAGACCCAG CCGTTGTGCTTTATGCCGTCTCGGTggtcctgttgctgctcatACTAATTGTGTGGATCGCTCCAGCGCATGGCACGTCAAACATAATGGTCTACGCTGCCATATGTTCCCTCTTGGGAGGTTTCACCGTTCCCAGCAGTAAAGCACTTGGCCTGGTCACACGAGACGCCTTTGGAGAAGGGCCCTCAAGCAGCAGAGCCCTTGCTCTCTTCGTGGGCCTGCTGGGAACGCTGGCTCTCAGCATTCTAACGCAGTTTTTCTTCATCAACAAGGCCCTGGAGCATTTCAGCTCCAGCACATTCGAAGCCATTTACTATGTGACGTTCACATCCACCGCCATTCTTGGTTCTGCTATCGTCTTCAAGGAGTGGACAGCGCTGACTTTAACCGACAGCCTCGCCATGCTTTGTGGTCTGGCAACAGTGTGTGTTGGGGTGGTCTTACTCCGCGTTTCTCAAGAGGCTTCGATTACgtggaagaagaagacagaCTGA